A stretch of Myroides oncorhynchi DNA encodes these proteins:
- a CDS encoding plasmid pRiA4b ORF-3 family protein translates to MVYKFRVILDTEEDIFRDIAISEDDSLEDLHNAIVNAFGFDGMEAASFYKCDDQWTQLEEEISLFDMGENPGEDTTMNSTTIGYILDEENTKIIYVYDFLNMWTFFVELGAIEEEEPGVSYPEVLFSHGILPDSMPGKSFTANPVSNDDIYGEFDDDFDDEDFDMFEDGDNFEDFGYEENWN, encoded by the coding sequence ATGGTATATAAGTTCAGAGTAATCCTTGATACTGAGGAAGATATATTTAGAGACATTGCTATTTCAGAAGATGACTCATTAGAAGATTTACACAATGCTATCGTAAATGCTTTCGGTTTTGACGGTATGGAGGCTGCTTCATTTTACAAGTGTGATGATCAATGGACTCAGCTTGAAGAAGAAATCTCGTTATTTGACATGGGAGAAAATCCTGGTGAAGATACAACCATGAACTCTACTACTATAGGATATATTTTAGATGAAGAAAACACTAAGATCATATATGTATATGACTTCTTAAATATGTGGACTTTCTTCGTAGAATTAGGAGCTATCGAAGAAGAAGAACCAGGAGTATCATATCCTGAAGTACTGTTCTCACATGGTATTCTACCAGACAGTATGCCAGGTAAGTCATTCACTGCCAATCCCGTATCTAATGACGATATCTATGGTGAGTTTGACGATGATTTCGATGATGAAGATTTCGACATGTTTGAAGATGGCGATAACTTCGAAGATTTCGGTTATGAAGAAAACTGGAACTAA
- a CDS encoding IS4 family transposase, translating to MPLETNNSLDYKSTELLTILKGGFKDKLNLARISFISLFIVALCKVKSVNFTNISIAFDNSVKAESNCRRIQRFVYDAKLTSELVAKFIFAILPKQDKYTLVIDRTNWKFGNQNINILMLGVCYKNVAFPLIFKMLDKKGNSNTNERKELINDFIEWFGKDCIECLLADREFIGERWIEYLNNERIRYYIRIRNNFKVYLPHKQEDKYAYHLFYNLKVGEFRAYEKIVYLHGQLCYLSATKIMTDGKTDYCIIVSFNKPENASEKYKERWQIETLFRAMKSSGFNIEDTHLKCIKKLEQLIMLVMLALVWCYKIGDYIDTYIKPISFKKHSNRSISVVKLGLDYLARLFHSKVNQLNINVFCFLSCT from the coding sequence ATGCCTTTAGAAACGAACAACAGCCTAGATTACAAAAGTACAGAACTTTTAACGATATTAAAAGGAGGTTTTAAGGATAAACTCAATTTAGCTAGGATCAGTTTTATTTCCTTATTTATCGTGGCTCTATGCAAAGTAAAGTCAGTCAATTTTACAAATATATCTATAGCATTTGACAACTCAGTTAAAGCAGAAAGTAACTGTAGGCGTATTCAACGTTTTGTTTATGATGCTAAGTTAACATCTGAACTTGTAGCTAAGTTCATCTTTGCTATTCTTCCTAAACAAGATAAATATACCCTTGTTATAGATCGTACAAACTGGAAGTTTGGAAATCAAAACATCAACATACTGATGCTTGGTGTTTGTTACAAAAATGTTGCTTTCCCTTTAATATTTAAGATGTTAGATAAAAAAGGAAACTCAAATACCAATGAGAGAAAAGAACTCATTAATGATTTTATAGAATGGTTTGGAAAAGATTGTATAGAGTGCTTATTAGCTGACAGAGAGTTTATTGGAGAACGTTGGATAGAATATTTGAATAACGAAAGAATTAGGTATTATATACGTATTCGAAACAATTTTAAAGTTTATCTACCTCATAAGCAAGAAGATAAATATGCATATCATCTGTTTTACAATTTAAAAGTTGGAGAGTTTAGAGCTTATGAAAAAATTGTGTATCTACATGGACAACTATGTTATCTGTCAGCCACAAAGATAATGACAGATGGCAAAACTGATTATTGTATAATTGTAAGTTTTAATAAACCCGAAAATGCTTCTGAAAAATATAAAGAAAGATGGCAAATAGAAACATTATTTAGAGCAATGAAGTCAAGTGGTTTTAATATTGAAGACACGCATTTAAAGTGTATTAAAAAACTTGAACAGCTCATTATGCTAGTAATGCTTGCACTTGTTTGGTGCTATAAAATTGGAGATTATATCGATACATACATTAAACCTATATCCTTCAAAAAACATAGTAATAGAAGTATTAGTGTAGTAAAATTAGGCCTTGATTACTTGGCTAGACTATTTCATTCTAAAGTTAATCAACTAAATATCAATGTATTTTGTTTTTTGTCGTGTACTTAG
- a CDS encoding LytR/AlgR family response regulator transcription factor, translating to MINIVIIEDEKPAARSLERKLEKLGYSSMINLSSVEEAVVWFGSNREPDLIFLDIQLSDGLSFEIFEQVKVDSSIIFTTAYDDYALRAFKLNSIDYLLKPIQESELQQAVEKFKNNRSAIFGFNQQFDLFKQFMSTNNVVDYKERFVVKVGAQIKIVLRSEIVCFYSENKASYVQTTEGRNYIIDFTLEELEKMLDPQDFYRVNRKFIVSIHSIKDIYAYSNSRLKLNLTNFESEDLIVSREKVNDFKKWIEK from the coding sequence ATGATCAATATAGTAATTATTGAAGATGAAAAGCCCGCTGCTCGCTCACTTGAGAGGAAGTTAGAGAAGTTAGGTTATAGTTCTATGATAAACCTTTCGAGTGTAGAGGAGGCAGTAGTGTGGTTTGGTTCTAATAGAGAGCCAGACCTCATCTTTTTAGACATACAGCTATCAGATGGACTGTCTTTCGAGATTTTTGAACAAGTGAAAGTTGATAGTTCTATTATTTTCACAACAGCTTATGATGATTATGCACTTCGAGCTTTTAAATTAAATAGCATTGATTATTTATTAAAACCGATACAAGAAAGTGAGTTGCAACAAGCTGTTGAAAAATTTAAAAATAATAGGAGTGCTATCTTTGGATTTAATCAACAGTTTGATTTGTTTAAACAATTTATGTCCACAAATAATGTAGTAGATTATAAGGAGAGGTTTGTAGTTAAAGTTGGAGCACAGATAAAAATTGTTTTAAGATCTGAGATAGTGTGTTTCTATAGCGAGAATAAAGCATCCTATGTGCAGACTACAGAAGGAAGGAATTATATTATTGATTTTACTTTAGAAGAATTAGAAAAGATGCTTGATCCTCAAGATTTCTATAGGGTTAATAGGAAGTTTATTGTCTCTATTCACAGTATAAAAGATATCTATGCGTATTCTAACTCAAGACTTAAATTAAACTTAACTAATTTTGAATCTGAAGATCTCATAGTAAGTCGAGAGAAAGTAAATGACTTTAAAAAATGGATTGAAAAGTAG
- a CDS encoding DUF4369 domain-containing protein produces the protein MKKLIFVFVSILFFISCQKKNSIELTVVDIPENTNVYICIRETIDSDSLVLSSGTIKDGKVTFKNPFVEVNEAFISIKEGDKVDDKILFVGEPGNITVFFDKKNPKDYKVKGTENNEKYQNSLKEIQSASIKYSDFFDLNESKMMTLPEDSEELKRLRKNGST, from the coding sequence ATGAAGAAGTTGATATTTGTATTTGTCTCAATATTATTTTTTATATCATGCCAAAAAAAGAATAGTATTGAGTTGACAGTAGTAGATATTCCTGAGAATACCAATGTTTATATCTGTATTAGAGAAACAATAGATAGCGACTCTCTTGTTCTTTCTTCTGGAACGATCAAAGATGGAAAAGTAACATTTAAAAACCCTTTTGTCGAAGTAAATGAGGCTTTTATCTCTATCAAGGAGGGTGATAAAGTTGATGATAAAATTCTGTTTGTAGGTGAACCAGGAAATATCACTGTTTTTTTTGATAAAAAGAATCCGAAAGATTATAAAGTGAAAGGAACTGAGAATAATGAAAAATATCAAAATTCACTTAAAGAGATTCAATCTGCAAGTATAAAATATAGTGATTTTTTTGATTTAAATGAATCAAAAATGATGACGTTACCTGAAGACTCTGAAGAATTAAAAAGATTGAGAAAAAATGGAAGTACATGA
- a CDS encoding 2TM domain-containing protein encodes MTQRNNITKIIAVLLITFLMFKKVLRLYHLDVYLFIIYFSLFAASIVLVNNYLKKNYLARLYRTENSNNIGLTTLLATAINAVVIFTIALLVKVVNMSFVEEGEVVNLFIDGRFKPVLNFTVFYTILMGIYFHVTFSSLVKDKELEEQKVITGNVSAQFESLKNQLDPHFLFNSLNVLGALIEEDQDKALGFNNSLSKTYRYILDQKNKELVPIEEELAFAKTYIELLQMRFEDSLVFELPTEIKQEGAKVVPLSLQLLLENVIKHNKASAQRPIHITIKEGADGYLIIKNTLNKKQVLDNRKGIGLENIASRYALLTSKPVFIEETEEYFTVRIPILTKIIEHMKIIDVPENEQEILVEAKKKVEKIKKFYAHLTTFIMVNSFLIMLNLLTEPSFMWSLIPLFAWGIGLASDAMKTFNYSLFLGKDWEDKKIREYMDKHKGEGQKWN; translated from the coding sequence ATGACACAGCGAAATAATATTACCAAGATAATAGCAGTACTCCTTATTACTTTCCTCATGTTTAAGAAAGTATTGCGACTATATCATTTAGATGTTTACTTGTTTATTATATACTTTAGTTTATTTGCTGCGAGTATAGTTTTAGTTAATAATTATTTGAAAAAGAATTATCTAGCTAGGCTTTATCGTACAGAGAATAGTAATAATATAGGCTTAACTACCTTACTTGCTACTGCTATTAACGCAGTAGTTATATTCACCATAGCACTATTGGTAAAAGTAGTTAATATGTCCTTCGTAGAAGAAGGGGAAGTTGTGAATCTATTTATTGATGGTCGTTTTAAACCTGTTTTAAACTTTACAGTTTTTTATACAATTCTAATGGGTATCTACTTTCATGTGACATTTTCTAGTTTGGTAAAAGACAAAGAATTAGAGGAACAGAAGGTGATAACAGGCAATGTTTCTGCTCAGTTTGAAAGCTTAAAGAATCAGCTTGACCCACATTTTTTATTTAATAGTCTGAATGTATTAGGAGCTTTAATAGAAGAGGATCAGGATAAAGCACTGGGGTTTAATAATTCGCTATCTAAAACATATCGCTATATACTAGATCAGAAGAATAAAGAATTAGTCCCTATTGAAGAAGAACTAGCCTTCGCTAAGACGTATATAGAATTGTTGCAAATGCGTTTTGAGGACAGCTTGGTATTTGAATTGCCAACGGAAATTAAACAAGAGGGAGCGAAGGTGGTACCCTTGTCTTTACAGTTGCTATTAGAAAATGTGATTAAGCATAACAAAGCTTCTGCACAGCGACCTATTCATATTACTATTAAGGAGGGCGCGGATGGATATTTAATTATCAAAAACACCTTAAATAAAAAACAAGTACTAGACAATAGAAAAGGAATAGGATTAGAAAATATCGCGAGTAGATATGCCTTATTAACGTCTAAGCCAGTTTTTATAGAAGAAACAGAGGAATACTTTACTGTGAGAATACCAATACTAACTAAAATTATAGAACACATGAAAATTATAGATGTACCTGAGAACGAACAAGAAATATTAGTAGAAGCAAAGAAGAAGGTAGAGAAAATTAAAAAGTTTTATGCTCACCTTACTACTTTTATAATGGTTAACAGCTTCTTGATTATGCTTAACTTACTTACTGAGCCATCGTTTATGTGGAGTTTAATTCCCTTATTCGCTTGGGGGATAGGTTTAGCATCTGATGCAATGAAAACCTTTAATTACAGTCTGTTCTTAGGAAAGGACTGGGAAGATAAGAAGATTAGAGAGTACATGGATAAACATAAGGGAGAAGGACAAAAATGGAATTAA